One Streptomyces sp. RPA4-2 genomic window carries:
- a CDS encoding VOC family protein — protein MEILGTTLRVCVDDLEASVPFYERLAGVRALRFERGGVSVAAVGCFLLMSGPEAELDVLRKVAATIAVKDVDEAHRVLGELGAHILAGPVGTPAGRNLIAMHPDGVVYEYVDRGTAQ, from the coding sequence ATGGAGATTCTGGGAACCACGCTGCGTGTCTGCGTCGACGACCTGGAGGCTTCGGTCCCCTTCTACGAAAGACTCGCGGGCGTGCGCGCCCTGCGGTTCGAGCGCGGCGGAGTGTCGGTCGCCGCGGTGGGCTGCTTCCTGCTGATGAGTGGACCGGAGGCCGAGCTGGACGTCCTGCGCAAGGTCGCCGCGACCATCGCCGTCAAGGACGTCGACGAGGCCCATCGGGTGCTCGGCGAGCTGGGTGCGCACATCCTGGCGGGGCCCGTGGGGACACCCGCGGGCCGCAACCTGATCGCCATGCATCCGGACGGGGTCGTCTACGAGTACGTGGACCGCGGGACGGCCCAGTAG
- a CDS encoding phosphatase PAP2 family protein, translated as MVRHGRGPRRHPHPPRAPGRGQGSRLTRPRLRHDQHRRQTDGAPPCPSLAPVPRALKLKRQPITTSFPSGHSASAAAFATGVALESRGWGAAVAPLATAVALSRVYTGAHFPSDVLAGAALGAAAAYAVRGMLPQHGPRH; from the coding sequence GTGGTTCGCCACGGCCGCGGCCCTCGCCGCCACCCGCACCCCCCACGCGCGCCGGGCCGCGGCCAGGGGTCTCGCCTCACTCGGCCTCGCCTCCGCCACGATCAACACCGTCGGCAAACGGACGGTGCGCCGCCCTGCCCGTCCCTCGCCCCGGTCCCCCGGGCGCTTAAGCTCAAGCGCCAGCCGATCACGACCTCGTTCCCGTCGGGTCACTCCGCGTCGGCCGCCGCCTTCGCGACGGGGGTGGCACTGGAGTCGCGCGGCTGGGGCGCCGCCGTGGCACCGCTCGCCACCGCGGTGGCCCTGTCCCGTGTCTACACCGGCGCCCACTTCCCGAGCGACGTCCTCGCGGGCGCGGCCCTGGGCGCCGCCGCCGCGTACGCCGTACGGGGCATGCTCCCGCAGCACGGTCCGCGCCACTGA
- a CDS encoding DUF6158 family protein: MTGVDPDRLDDQQLMRELETIHRTRHDTLLHGSNDALRTHNVRMAQLEGEYLRRHPRRPVAPGRTRDGARDRVFGGAV, encoded by the coding sequence ATGACCGGAGTCGACCCGGACCGGCTGGACGACCAGCAGCTGATGAGAGAGCTGGAGACGATCCACCGGACCCGCCACGACACGCTGCTCCACGGCTCGAACGACGCGCTGCGGACCCACAACGTGCGCATGGCCCAGTTGGAGGGCGAGTACCTGCGCCGCCACCCGCGCCGCCCGGTGGCCCCGGGCCGGACCCGCGACGGAGCCCGCGACCGGGTCTTCGGCGGAGCCGTCTGA
- a CDS encoding class I SAM-dependent methyltransferase, whose product MPKPQETAVYTHGHHESVLRSHTWRTAANSAAYLLDSLKPHMKILDIGCGPGTITADLAELVPDGHVTGVDHAPGILDQARATAADRGLRNVEFEVADVHALDFPDDTFCVVHAHQVLQHVGDPVRALREMHRVTRPGGFIAVRDADYSAMTWYPEVPGMTDWQDLYLRVARANGGEPAAGRRLRSWALAAGLTDITATSSTWTFATEAEREWWSGLWADRTLASAYADRATEGGHATAGHLRAVSEAWREWGRREDGWFSVLHGEILCRKGV is encoded by the coding sequence ATGCCGAAGCCGCAGGAGACCGCCGTCTACACGCACGGCCACCACGAGTCCGTGCTGCGCTCGCACACCTGGCGCACCGCCGCCAACTCCGCGGCCTACCTGCTCGACTCGCTCAAGCCCCACATGAAGATCCTGGACATCGGCTGCGGACCGGGCACCATCACCGCCGACCTGGCGGAACTGGTTCCCGACGGGCACGTCACGGGCGTCGACCACGCCCCCGGAATCCTGGACCAGGCCCGCGCCACGGCGGCCGACCGCGGTCTGCGCAACGTGGAGTTCGAGGTCGCGGACGTGCACGCCCTGGACTTCCCTGACGACACCTTCTGCGTCGTCCACGCCCACCAGGTGCTGCAGCACGTGGGCGACCCGGTGCGGGCGCTGCGCGAGATGCACCGGGTCACCAGGCCCGGCGGCTTCATCGCCGTCCGCGACGCGGACTACTCGGCCATGACCTGGTATCCCGAGGTACCGGGCATGACCGACTGGCAGGACCTGTATCTGCGCGTCGCCCGCGCCAACGGGGGCGAGCCGGCCGCGGGCCGCCGTCTCAGGTCGTGGGCACTGGCCGCCGGGCTCACGGACATCACCGCGACGTCGAGCACCTGGACCTTCGCCACCGAGGCCGAGCGGGAGTGGTGGAGCGGGCTGTGGGCCGATCGCACCCTGGCCTCGGCGTACGCGGACCGGGCGACCGAGGGCGGCCACGCGACCGCCGGGCACCTGCGGGCCGTGTCGGAGGCGTGGCGCGAGTGGGGGCGCCGGGAGGACGGCTGGTTCTCCGTGCTGCACGGGGAGATCCTCTGCCGGAAGGGCGTGTGA
- a CDS encoding DUF5107 domain-containing protein — protein sequence MVVVTTIRRDVMTLPSAELGPSNPLPPLRPLDEAHRIDDRDREGLPRDMARQIGYEPLRDVLPERLRDGYDRHRTPRATDTIVIENDRLRVTVLPSRGGRVASLFHKPSQRELLYRNPVFQPACFALNGAWFSGGIEWNIGATGHTTLSCAPVHAARVAAPDGGEMLRLWEWERLRDLPFQVDLWLPEGSDFLHVGVRVRNPHEKPAPVYWWSNIAVPERRRVLVPADEAWHFGYERRLRRVPVPEHEGVDRTRPPRADFPADYFYEVPDGQRRWIAALDDAGEGLVQTSTDVLRGRKLFVWGSGAGGRRWQEWLTEPGTGGYCEIQAGLARTQLEHVRLDAEGEVTWLESYGPLAGDDAGARTVHGADWAAARAEVEGRLERALPRADVEAAYAAWLPHADTEPGEVLHVGSGWGALEVLRATYKLAGTPFDECTLGAAQAPWVELLRTGAFPEQRRVGPPGESLVAPHWRDMLETAPAKPLAEYHLGVAQWHAGDVAQAVRSWERALELAPSLWPLLRCLAVADQQAGNRERAADRYAEAFDDLCQERRDDGAAWTAATAALGREALAALLAVRRTADARRVWERLRPATRERGRFRLIEAELLLAEGDREGARAVFDAGFEVADLREGAEAIGVLWARLTDEALPDRYDFRMRPPAIEWGVDPA from the coding sequence ATGGTCGTCGTGACGACGATCCGACGTGACGTAATGACGCTGCCGTCAGCGGAGTTGGGCCCCAGCAACCCCCTGCCGCCCCTGCGGCCGCTCGACGAGGCGCATCGCATCGACGACCGGGACCGTGAAGGACTCCCCCGGGACATGGCCCGGCAGATCGGCTACGAACCCCTGCGCGACGTCCTGCCGGAGCGCCTCCGGGACGGCTACGACAGACACCGCACGCCCCGCGCGACCGACACGATCGTGATCGAGAACGACCGCCTGCGGGTCACCGTACTGCCGTCCCGCGGAGGTCGTGTCGCCTCCCTCTTCCACAAGCCCTCGCAGCGCGAACTCCTGTACCGCAACCCGGTGTTCCAGCCCGCCTGCTTCGCCCTCAACGGCGCCTGGTTCTCCGGCGGCATCGAGTGGAACATCGGCGCGACCGGCCACACGACCCTGTCCTGCGCACCCGTCCACGCGGCCCGGGTAGCGGCCCCCGACGGCGGTGAGATGCTCCGCCTGTGGGAGTGGGAACGGCTGCGCGACCTGCCCTTCCAGGTCGACCTGTGGCTGCCGGAGGGCTCCGACTTCCTGCACGTCGGCGTCCGCGTCCGCAACCCGCACGAGAAGCCCGCCCCCGTGTACTGGTGGTCCAACATCGCCGTCCCCGAGCGGCGCAGGGTGCTGGTCCCGGCGGACGAGGCCTGGCACTTCGGCTACGAGCGGCGGCTGCGCCGGGTGCCGGTACCCGAGCACGAGGGCGTCGACCGCACCCGTCCGCCGCGCGCCGACTTCCCCGCCGACTACTTCTACGAAGTACCCGACGGGCAGCGCCGCTGGATCGCCGCGCTCGACGACGCGGGTGAAGGGCTCGTGCAGACGTCCACCGACGTGCTGCGCGGACGCAAGCTGTTCGTCTGGGGTTCCGGCGCGGGCGGGCGGCGCTGGCAGGAGTGGCTCACCGAGCCCGGCACCGGCGGCTACTGCGAGATCCAGGCCGGGCTCGCCCGCACCCAGCTGGAGCATGTGCGGCTGGACGCGGAGGGCGAGGTGACCTGGCTGGAGTCGTACGGGCCGCTGGCGGGGGACGACGCCGGCGCGCGGACGGTCCACGGAGCCGACTGGGCCGCGGCGCGGGCGGAGGTGGAGGGCCGTCTGGAGCGCGCTCTGCCACGGGCCGACGTCGAGGCGGCGTACGCGGCCTGGCTCCCGCACGCCGACACCGAACCCGGCGAGGTGCTGCACGTCGGGTCCGGCTGGGGAGCCCTCGAAGTGCTGCGCGCCACCTACAAGTTGGCGGGGACGCCGTTCGACGAGTGCACGCTGGGAGCGGCCCAGGCGCCGTGGGTGGAACTGCTCAGGACCGGTGCCTTTCCCGAGCAACGCCGGGTCGGGCCGCCGGGCGAGTCGCTGGTCGCCCCGCACTGGCGGGACATGCTGGAGACGGCGCCCGCCAAGCCGCTCGCCGAGTACCACCTCGGCGTCGCCCAGTGGCACGCGGGGGATGTGGCGCAGGCGGTGCGCAGTTGGGAGCGGGCACTCGAACTCGCCCCGTCCCTCTGGCCGTTGCTGCGCTGTCTGGCCGTCGCGGACCAGCAGGCGGGCAACCGGGAGCGGGCCGCCGACCGGTACGCGGAGGCGTTCGACGACCTGTGCCAGGAGCGTCGTGACGACGGTGCGGCGTGGACCGCGGCCACGGCCGCGCTCGGGCGGGAGGCGCTGGCGGCGCTGCTCGCGGTGCGGCGTACGGCGGACGCGCGGAGGGTCTGGGAGAGGCTGCGGCCCGCGACCCGGGAAAGGGGTCGATTCCGGCTGATCGAGGCGGAGTTGCTGCTCGCGGAGGGGGACCGGGAGGGCGCGCGGGCCGTGTTCGACGCGGGGTTCGAGGTCGCCGATCTGCGGGAGGGCGCCGAGGCGATCGGCGTGCTGTGGGCTCGACTGACCGACGAGGCGCTGCCCGACCGGTACGACTTCCGGATGCGGCCGCCGGCGATCGAATGGGGTGTCGATCCGGCCTGA
- a CDS encoding ATP-binding cassette domain-containing protein, which translates to MGHLEAAHLEYYLPDGRALLGDVSFRVGEGAVVALVGPNGAGKTTLLRLISGELKPHGGTVTVGGGLGVMRQFVGSVRDETSVRDLLVSVAPPRIRQAAKAVDAAEHDLMTIDDEASQLRYAQALSDWAEVRGYESETLWDMCTMAALGVPYEKAQWRQVRTLSGGEQKRLVLEALLRGTDEVLLLDEPDNYLDVPGKRWLEERLKETRKTVLFVSHDRELLARAAEKIVSVEPSPAGADAWVHGGGFATYHEARQERFARFEELRRRWDEKHAQLKKLVLNLRQAASISHELASRYQAAQTRLRKFEEAGPPPEPPREQDIRMRLHGGRTGVRAITCQGLELTGLMNPFDLEVFYGERVAVLGSNGSGKSHFLRLLAGDTVAHTGAWKLGARVVAGHFAQTHAHPELQGRTLLDILWSEHSQDRGAAMSRLRRYELTAQAEQRFEKLSGGQQARFQILLLELEGSTALLLDEPTDNLDLESAEALQEGLEAYEGTVLAVTHDRWFARSFDRYLVFGSDGRIRETAEPVWDERRVERAR; encoded by the coding sequence ATGGGACACCTCGAAGCCGCACATCTTGAGTACTACCTTCCCGACGGGAGGGCGCTGCTCGGCGACGTGTCGTTTCGGGTGGGGGAAGGGGCCGTCGTCGCCCTGGTCGGACCGAACGGAGCCGGCAAGACCACGCTGCTCCGGCTGATCTCGGGGGAGCTGAAGCCGCACGGGGGGACCGTCACCGTCGGTGGCGGCCTCGGTGTGATGCGTCAGTTCGTCGGCTCGGTACGGGACGAGACGTCCGTACGGGACCTGCTCGTGTCCGTGGCACCGCCCCGCATCCGGCAGGCCGCGAAGGCCGTCGACGCCGCCGAGCACGATCTCATGACCATCGACGACGAGGCCTCCCAGCTCCGCTACGCGCAGGCCCTGTCCGACTGGGCCGAGGTGCGCGGATACGAGTCCGAGACGCTCTGGGACATGTGCACCATGGCCGCGCTCGGCGTCCCGTACGAGAAGGCGCAGTGGCGTCAGGTGCGGACGCTGTCCGGCGGTGAGCAGAAGCGGCTGGTGCTCGAGGCCCTGCTGCGCGGCACCGACGAGGTCCTGCTCCTCGACGAGCCGGACAACTATCTCGACGTACCCGGTAAGCGCTGGCTGGAGGAGCGGCTCAAGGAGACCCGCAAGACCGTTCTGTTCGTCTCCCACGACCGGGAGCTGCTGGCGCGCGCCGCCGAGAAGATCGTCAGCGTCGAGCCCAGCCCGGCCGGTGCCGACGCCTGGGTGCACGGCGGCGGCTTCGCGACGTACCACGAGGCCCGCCAGGAGCGCTTCGCCCGCTTCGAGGAACTGCGCAGACGCTGGGACGAGAAGCACGCCCAGTTGAAGAAGCTGGTGCTGAACCTGCGTCAGGCCGCGTCCATCAGCCATGAGTTGGCGTCCCGCTACCAGGCCGCGCAGACCCGGCTGAGGAAGTTCGAGGAGGCCGGGCCGCCGCCTGAGCCGCCGCGCGAGCAGGACATCAGGATGCGGCTGCACGGCGGACGGACCGGTGTGCGGGCCATCACCTGCCAGGGGCTCGAGCTCACCGGTCTGATGAACCCCTTCGACCTGGAGGTCTTCTACGGCGAGCGCGTCGCCGTGCTCGGTTCCAACGGCTCCGGGAAGTCGCACTTCCTGCGTCTGCTCGCCGGGGACACCGTCGCGCACACCGGCGCGTGGAAACTCGGCGCGCGGGTCGTCGCGGGACACTTCGCGCAGACGCACGCCCATCCCGAGCTGCAGGGGCGCACGCTCCTCGACATCCTGTGGAGCGAGCACTCCCAGGACCGCGGCGCCGCGATGTCCCGGCTGCGCCGCTACGAACTGACCGCCCAGGCCGAGCAGCGGTTCGAGAAGCTCTCCGGCGGGCAGCAGGCCCGCTTCCAGATCCTGCTGCTGGAGCTGGAGGGCTCCACCGCCCTGCTGCTGGACGAGCCGACCGACAACCTCGACCTGGAGTCGGCCGAGGCACTCCAGGAGGGCCTGGAGGCATACGAGGGGACGGTCCTCGCGGTCACCCACGACCGCTGGTTCGCCCGCTCCTTCGACCGCTACCTGGTCTTCGGTTCCGACGGACGGATCCGGGAGACGGCGGAGCCGGTCTGGGACGAGCGGCGCGTGGAGCGCGCCCGCTAG